From a single Tachypleus tridentatus isolate NWPU-2018 chromosome 6, ASM421037v1, whole genome shotgun sequence genomic region:
- the LOC143254247 gene encoding uncharacterized protein LOC143254247, with amino-acid sequence MHMFAKDSDLCEIQSPTDRIGTFNKVAKPSKLLTKVFHPKSCYVKLERLSGDGCKIYSKEINSKLVQKSLKTKNTLIWNCEKNKNHYIVQKRSQALKKTCTSSSKPVLTTKDSFPATNTNTDEVSSAREDVQQQKQSQKRSRSVVACEICKRIFKCRSSLTIHMRVHTGERPYTCHICGKGFSQKNGLDCHLRRHEGKKPHKCTHCDYSSAVKIDIVRHMPIHTGEFNSICDICGKPFRDDCRVKEHIRQVHLREQKYMCDLCGFMTHTLHILKRHYLVKHTNLEKFECPICHAVVKQKGTFIVHLRRHTGERPYVCEQCGKAFRCSSYLHKHLKVHSEGEHECQTCGRKFKDKSHVQRHAVIHQGVKPFPCHLCSYSCNVKCNLLKHIRTVHKIKNYNMQSSVEKGENGSVNEDDEAVKRGQSVTEVFLQKFSEKTGVDCTVDKLLEKELSSQDSTETELTGINECVKRKNNKPLSRKLKGNSSILAASDIGHPSPSDITDNWSKERGVPPSENDILANAMKILTSLTNAVPQEKENQKVDSSNLGDSVGYPIVSYFESNGNNHHEPMISLQLAQTEPCGEDVTAFVIELQSEQNVYSN; translated from the exons atg cacATGTTCGCAAAGGACTCGGATTTATGTGAAATTCAATCTCCTACAGACAGAATTGGAACATTTAATAAAGTGGCCAAACCCAGTAAACTGTTAACGAAGGTCTTCCATCCAAAAAGCTGCTATGTAAAACTAGAACGTCTTTCAGGTGATGGgtgtaaaatatattcaaaagaaattaattcaaaattggtgcaaaaatcCTTAAAGACGAAAAACACATTGATCTGGAACTGTGAAAAAAATAAGAATCATTATATTGTTCAAAAACGAAGTCAGGCTCTCAAGAAAACTTGTACCAGTTCTTCCAAACCAGTTTTGACAACCAAAGACAGTTTTCCAGCAACCAACACCAATACCGATGAAGTATCTTCAGCAAGAGAAGACG ttcaGCAACAGAAACAGAGCCAGAAGAGGTCTAGAAGTGTAGTAGCATGTGAAATCTGTAAACGAATCTTCAAGTGTCGTAGCAGCTTGACAATTCACATGCGAGTACACACAGGAGAACGTCCTTACACATGCCACATTTGTGGAAAGGGCTTTAGCCAAAAGAATGGTCTAG ATTGTCACCTGCGACGTCACGAAGGAAAAAAACCACACAAATGTACACACTGTGATTATAGTTCTGCCGTGAAAATTGACATTGTTCGTCACATGCCCATTCACACTGGAGAGTTTAATTCTATTTGCGACATTTGTGGCAAACCATTTAGAGACGACTGCAGAGTCAAGGAACACATTAGGCAAGTTCACCTTCGAGAACAAAAATACATGTGTGATCTGTGTGGATTTATGACCCATACGCTTCATATTTTGAAACGTCATTATCTTGTAAAACACACCAACCTCGAAAAATTTGAGTGCCCTATTTGTCATGCAGTAGTCAAACAAAAGGGCACGTTTATTGTTCATTTGCGTCGACACACGGGTGAACGTCCATATGTATGTGAACAGTGTGGAAAGGCTTTTCGATGCTCGTCTTATCTTCACAAGCATCTGAAAGTTCACAGTGAAGGTGAACACGAGTGCCAAACATGTGGCCGCAAGTTTAAAGATAAAAGTCACGTTCAAAGACATGCTGTTATTCACCAAGGAGTGAAGCCTTTTCCCTGTCACTTATGTAGTTACTCCTGCAATGTGAAATGTAATCTTTTAAAGCATATCCGCACcgtacataaaattaaaaattataatatgcagAGCTCAGTAGAAAAAGGTGAAAATGGCTCTGTGAATGAAGATGACGAGGCTGTTAAGAGAGGACAGAGCGTTACTGAAGTATTCCTTCAAAAGTTTTCTGAAAAGACTGGTGTCGACTGTACTGTTGATAAGCTCTTAGAAAAAGAGTTAAGCTCTCAAGATTCTACAGAAACTGAGCTAACTGGTATCAATGAatgtgttaaaagaaaaaataacaagcCCTTAAGTAGAAAGCTCAAGGGCAACAGTTCCATTTTGGCTGCTTCAGACATTGGACATCCGTCCCCATCTGACATCACGGATAATTGGTCTAAAGAAAGGGGTGTGCCTCCTAGTGAAAATGACATACTAGCTAATGCAATGAAGATCTTAACTTCTTTAACAAATGCAGTTCCTCAAGAAAAGGAAAACCAGAAAGTGGATAGTAGTAATTTAGGTGATTCGGTTGGATATCCTATAGTCTCTTATTTTGAAAGTAACGGTAATAATCACCATGAACCAATGATCAGCCTTCAGCTGGCTCAAACAGAACCCTGTGGTGAAGATGTTACTGCATTTGTTATAGAGTTACAGTCTGAGCAGAATGTTTATTCAAATTAA